From a region of the Rhipicephalus microplus isolate Deutch F79 chromosome X, USDA_Rmic, whole genome shotgun sequence genome:
- the LOC142776952 gene encoding uncharacterized protein LOC142776952, with amino-acid sequence MQKCLIWLTVLCAALEAMKQDQSVLERAYRRDVWLANSLLDLIVERLDRDPSVSATLDPLILEEVIMDRGRIFNVSVEGLSRLRRSADTVLRLRNAYTVTIEGQLTFGNLFIKSMYQFKPISVLELEGHMDVILTRLTVSVEIRVQHEVPVLTQFKVIEFGEADVTRFTGATIALNWLGRILTTELLRQYKEYIVITIETKAKSFIDSVLENIKLPFRSKFLEITNHARKTHRERRLIRRKQ; translated from the exons ATGCAGAAATGTCTTATTTGGCTGACCGTATTGTGTGCCGCCTTGGAAGCCATGA AGCAGGACCAGAGTGTTCTGGAGCGTGCCTACCGTCGCGACGTCTGGTTGGCGAACAGCTTGCTGGACCTGATTGTGGAGCGTTTGGATCGCGATCCGAGCGTGTCGGCCACTTTGGATCCGCTGATTTTGGAGGAAGTGATCATGGACCGCGGCCGCATCTTCAACGTGTCCGTGGAAGGCCTGAGCCGACTGCGCCGGTCTGCGGACACTGTGCTCCGGTTACGCAATGCGTACACCGTGACCATCGAGGGACAGCTCACGTTCGGCAACCTTTTCATCAAGAGCATGTACCAATTCAAGCCCATTTCGGTGCTCGAGCTAGAGGGACACATGGATGTTATACTGACACGCCTCACGGTTAGCGTCGAGATCCGCGTCCAGCATGAAGTCCCCGTGCTAACCCAGTTCAAG GTGATAGAATTCGGGGAGGCCGACGTCACGCGCTTCACGGGAGCCACAATCGCCCTCAACTGGCTCGGCCGCATTTTGACCACGGAGCTGCTGCGCCAGTACAAGGAGTACATCGTGATCACCATCGAGACCAAGGCGAAGTCATTCATCGACTCGGTGCTCGAGAACATTAAGCTGCCTTTTCGCAGCAAGTTCCTCGAGATCACCAACCACGCCCGCAAGACGCACCGTGAGCGGCGACTCATCCGTCGGAAACAATAA